A genomic window from Quercus lobata isolate SW786 chromosome 10, ValleyOak3.0 Primary Assembly, whole genome shotgun sequence includes:
- the LOC115963366 gene encoding cleft lip and palate transmembrane protein 1 homolog, with product MAPPEPEGQVQQRRQPQQQGGFSSMITGVIRMAVFWYFASKFFSPKRPSGSEPSQLISNLFHKSEPLDMWFYVSEHEKFNDFANEAALMWHESNIPYAVWGSESTRSLSLKYSPSEAVKNNGSLYAHVYFARSGYPADPNDPEYQPLAAFGRTHSIVAYFPKSRADKKKSLLGNKDSDEGGTVTKVVDETQGDSEDDKPVEWVSYWKPNITINLVDDFTRYPHNAVPPNIAPYLNVEPSTGNYYPSVFFNEFWLLRDKLIQINETVTELPLNLEVGPISMTKWQLFLQIDQSFQIHRSYGSMLEGEADELKRVFLEGNPYLLAITMVVSLLHSVFDFLAFKNDIQFWNKNKSMEGLSAKSVVVSFICQLIVFLYLLDNDTSWMILASSGIGCCIEFWKIGKAMHIEIDRSGRIPMLRFRNRDSYTQNKTKEYDDMAMKYLSYVLFLLVACSSIYSLMYERHRSWYSWILSSLTSCVYMFGFIMMCPQLFINYKLKSVAHLPWRQMTYKFLNTIIDDLFAFVIKMPTLHRLSVFRDDVIFLIYVYQRWIYPVDKRRVNEFGFVGEDDQVAEGAEVTATKEEEKKTN from the exons ATGGCGCCGCCAGAGCCCGAAGGGCAAGTTCAGCAACGAAGACAACCACAACAACAAGGTGGTTTCTCTTCGATGATCACCGGAGTCATAAGGATGGCTGTGTTTTGGTACTTCGCTTCCAAATTCTTCTCTCCCAAACGCCCCTCTGGCTCTGAACCCTCTCAGCTCATCTCCAATCTCTTCCACAAATCCGAGCCTCTC GATATGTGGTTTTATGTTTCGGAACACGAAAAGTTCAATGATTTCGCGAATGAAGCTGCACTTATGTGGCATGAAAGTAATATTCCGTACGCTGTTTGGGGATCGGAGAGTACCAGGTCTCTTTCTTTGAAGTATTCTCCGTCTGAG GCTGTAAAGAACAATGGGAGTCTATATGCTCACGTTTACTTTGCACGCTCTGGATACCCCGCCGACCCAAATGATCCAGAGTACCAACCTCTAGCTGCATTCGGAAGGACACACT CTATCGTAGCATACTTTCCCAAGTCAAGAGCGGATAAAAAGAAGAGTTTATTGGGGAACAAAGATTCGGATGAGGGTGGAACTGTGACCAAG GTGGTTGATGAAACTCAAGGTGATTCTGAAGATGATAAACCTGTGGAGTGGGTTTCTTATTGGAAACCAAATATTACAATCAATTTAGTAGATGATTTTACACG ATACCCTCATAATGCTGTACCACCAAACATTGCTCCTT ACTTGAATGTTGAGCCTAGTACAGGGAACTACTACCCAAGTGTTTTCTTCAATGAGTTTTGGTTACTTAGAGACAAGTTGATACAAATTAATGAGACAGTGACAGAGTTGCCACTTAATCTGGAGGTGGGTCCCATAAGCATGACAAAGTGGCAACTATTCCTGCAGATTGACCAATCTTTCCAGATTCACCGTAGTTATGGAAGCATGCTTGAAGGCGAGGCTGATGAGTTAAAG AGGGTGTTCTTGGAAGGAAATCCATACCTCCTGGCAATCACAATGGTTGTTTCTTTACTTCATTCAGTGTTTGACTTCTTGGCATTCAAGAAtg ATATCCaattttggaacaaaaataaGTCTATGGAAGGACTGTCTGCAAAGTCTGTTGTTGTGAGCTTTATATGTCAGCTCATTGTTTTCCTCTATCTACTTGATAATGACACCTCGTGGATGATTCTTGCAAGTTCTGGAATTGGTTGCTGTATTGAGTTTTGGAAAATTGGGAAGGCTATGCACATAGAG ATTGATAGAAGTGGGAGAATACCTATGTTGAGGTTCCGGAATCGTGACTCTTATACACAAAATAAGACAAAGGAGTATGATGATATGGCAATGAAGTATTTGTCCTATGTGCTCTTCTTACTTGTTGCATGTTCCTCTATTTACTCACTCATGTATGAGCGCCACAGGAGCTGGTATTCCTGGATCCTTTCTTCATTGACTAGCTGTGTGTACATGTTTG GTTTTATAATGATGTGCCCTCAATTGTTCATAAATTATAAGCTGAAGTCTGTGGCCCATCTACCCTGGAGGCAGATGACATACAAATTCCTCAACACCATCATTGATGATCTCTTTGCTTTTGTCATAAAAATGCCCACACTACATCGGCTGTCTGTCTTTCGTGATG atgttatatttttgatatATGTATACCAAAGATGGATATATCCAGTGGACAAGAGACGTGTAAACGAATTTGGTTTTGTTGGTGAGGATGATCAGGTTGCTGAAGGTGCAGAGGTGACTGCcacaaaggaagaagagaagaaaaccaACTGA